Part of the Rhizobium sp. CCGE531 genome is shown below.
GATGCTGCTGCTCGATACCAATGTCGTCTCCGAACTGCGCAAGGTTGCGACCGGCAAGGCTGATCCCAATGTCGCGGTCTGGAACGAAACCGTCGATCCCGCCGAGACCTTCATTTCATCTGTCGTCCTGCACGAATTGGAGGTTGGCGTTCGGCTGGTGGAGCACAATGATGCAGTCGCCGGGAAGGTGATGCGCAATTGGCTGGAAAATAACGTTCACACAGCGTTTTCCGGCCGCATCCTGCCTCTGGACGAGGCGGCGGCCGTTCAGGCGGCCCAATGGCATGTGCCCAATCCCAAACCGATCAACGACGCCTATATTGCTGCGACAGCTTTCACCCGTCGGATGACGCTGGTCACGCGCAACGTCAAAGATTTCGAGGGAATGGGAGTTGCGCTCGTCAATCCGTGGGAGCATTCGATATAGGATTCTTAAGAATCCCACAGAGATCGTTCGTATGATCTCCGAACGACAATCATTGCATTGCGCGTTTGAGAGAGTTCGGACGTTCACGAACTAGACGCGAAAGTCATCCACCGAGCATCATCTCAGACAATTTACTCAATTACCGCTGCGGCATTTTCCGCAGTTTGCAAATCTTGAGGATGGAAGCGGCGCGCTCTTATATGTAGTTGAACATGTGAAAATCGCCCCCCGGCGCGCGGGATGCATGGGAAGAAGATCAGCCAGGCCGAGATCGCATGTGTTCCGCCGAGATCAGTCCGGATCTGCCGAGATGCGACGGAATCCCGGCATGATAGCGAGATTCGCATGGCTAAAGGCAATCGGTCCTGCTGCTTCTCGCGCAGCGGACTAACCACTATTCCTTCCGTTATCCAAGATTAAAGTTTGTGTTTAATAGCCTGGCTGAGGCGCTTTGCGCCCTCAACAAGAGTGGTGGGGCGGCCTGCGAAAGTTAGCCGCAGGAAAGAGCCTTCTGGGTCGGCAGGAAACCATGGGCGACCAGCGCCAATGATAACGCCGTTCCGGGCCAGGTCTGCAGCGAGTGCGACATCGCAGACCCGATCCGGCAAGCGTAGCCAAAGGTGCATGCCTCCGGTCGGGACATCGAACGTCACGCAGTCCCCAACTTCCTCGCGCAGCACCCCGACGAGGACATCGCGCCGCTCGATTAGGGCAGCGCGGGCGGCCTTGAGATGACGCTTCCATCCTGGCGCGGACACAACGGCCAAAGCCGCCGCTTGCAAGGGACCGGAAACAAAAAAGTCTTGACTTCCGCGGGCCACCTTCAGCCGTGCAAGGGCCGCTCCCCTTGCGATAACGGCTGCGACCCTCAAACCGGGTGCAGCTGATTTGGCAAGGGACCGAATATAAATAACGTGTCCGTGGCGATCAGTCGTCGCGAGCGGAGCCGGTGCATTGCCTGCCAGATCGAGATCCCGCGCCCAGTCGTCCTCGATGATGAAGGCGCGCGCCTTTGCCGCGATGTCGAGGACAGCAGCTCGCCGCTCGTTCGACATCACGACGCCCGAAGGATTGGAGAAGGTTGGCTGGCTGTAAAAGACCCGGGCCCCCGTCTGTTGGAAGGCGTCCTCCAGCAGTTCCGGTCGCACCCCGTTTTCGTCAATGGCTACGGGAATCACTTCAAGGCCCGCCGCCCGGGCAGCCGAAATGGCGCCAGTGTAGGTCGGCGTCTCCACAAGAATTGGACGTCCAGGCGGCACGAGTGCCCGCAGGGTCGCAGTGATCGCCGCCTGTCCGCCGTTGCATATGATGACATCGTGGGGCGAGAACACGGCGCCGTTTCCGATCTCGCGCGCGAACCACGCCCGCAATGACTGAAGACCCTCGATCGGCAGTCTATCCCAAAGATCGACACGACCTGCGGCTCGACGGAGCGCGTGTGCCAAAAGGCCAGACGCCTGTAGATCAGGCGGCAGGTAGCCCATGCTCAAGATCAGGCCGTCGGCTGGTGGAAGTGTCAATGAAGTTTCCAAAAAACCACCGTCTCCGCGCGCAGCTCCAAGCGCGACAGATTGCCAAGATAGGTCGACAACCTCGGCGGGACTTGCGGGCCCTTCGCGAACGAAGGTTCCTTGGCCTGGGCGAGGCTCGATCAGTCCCTCGCTGACGAGTTGGGCAAATGCTCGCTCCACCGTGGCTGGACTGACATGGAATTCCTTCATGAGAGAACGCACCGAAGGCAGTCGAAGCCCAGGCTTTGCCGAGGCTATCTCCCTGCGCAGCGATTGTGTAACGGTCAAGAGTCTGTTATCTACTTTCATGAGAAAGATAGATAACGCTATTAGTCCAAAAAGGGAAACGCTTTCGCCTGTGACGCCTGTCATGGCCGAAACGAACCAGAAGCTGCTTGATTGGTTGCCCGCGAGCGTTCTGGTGCCCTATCTCATTACCGCCATTGCACTCGCCCTTGCCTATGGTTCAAGCTTTCTGCTTGTCGACGCAATGCAATTCGCAGGCTTTCAGGCATCTGCCGCCGGAGGCATCGTCAGTGCTGGAATCATAGCGACCCTGATCGGTGCTATATTCGCGGGGCGGCTGGCGGAATATACAGGTATCTTGCCCCTCATTGCCGTCTCTTCTCTTGTCATGGCGGCCGCGATGACCAGCTTTGCACTGGTCGGAACTGGCGGTCTGGCGTTTGCCTATGCCGGCGGCGTTCTGCTCGGTTTTGGTTGGGCGGTCTTTTACACGCTCGCTCCAATCCAGCTCATTGATCGCCTCAAACCTTCCGCCCGCTTGGAAGCTCTGACTCTCCTTTCAGGATCCCAAATGCTCGGCATCGGCGGATCAGCTCCGCTGGGTCACTTCATTGCTGACCAGATCGGCAATCCCAGCGCCGCGTACGCATTTTATGCCGTCTTCTGCGTGGTAGCTGCGGTATTCGCTATGTTCGTACAGACACGTTTGAAGCGTCAGCCGCAACTTTCCGCACGCGCCGTTGCTCTCTCCGTCCCAACGAGCCTGTCCATTTTACGCGGGAAAACGGTGTTGCCGGTGATCATGATGGGAATTGGTGCTTGTATTTTCGCTGGTCTGTCCACGTTTCAAAGCATATATGCCGCCTCGCGAGGACTTTCACCCAATGTCTTCTTTCTGACATTCACTGTTACGACGGTCGCATTGCGGTTTTCGCTCGCCTCGATGATCGGTAAATTGCCGCTCGCTCGCCTGGCGCTCGCTCTCTTCGTAACAACACTAATTGGGATCGGACTTCTGGTTTTGAACTCGGGAAGCGCGCTGTTGTACGTCTTCGCCAGCGTTCTCTTTGCAGTAGGCTACGGCCTCACCTATTCCACCTTGAATGCCATGGTGGTGAACCTCGCTAGCGAGCGAGGTCTCTCGATCTCCGTCGCCTCTCAAGTCTTCGCGCTCGCTTATTTCGTCGGATCGTTCGGCTTCCCGTATTTCGGCGGCCTATTAATTGCAGCACATGGCATCGATGTTGCAATGCTCGCAATGGCAGGGCTGGTCGCTATCAACATCGCTATCATCAGCCAGACACTTCGCAGGCCGATGTAGGAAACCGATCACGTATCATTTTCGCCCAATGCTCGATCGGTTGCCGCACTCAACGTATGTTTTTTGACCATAGGAAAGATTCTATGGAAATTCTGGACCTAATCGGTATTGGGATCGGACCCTTCAATCTTAGTCTTGCTGCACTGGCGCACCCGACGCGCCTGCGCACGATTTTTTTCGAAAAAGAATGCAGCTTCGTGTGGCATCCAGGACTGCTGCTGCCCAATAGTCGCCTGCAGGTATCTCCGCTGAAGGACTGCGTGACGCTTGCAGATCCCACTAGTCCATTTTCTTTCCTCAACTATCTTGCAATGCATGGACGACTTTACAATTTCCTGAACCGGCGCGACGCAAAGACGTCACGCAGTGAGTTCACACACTATTTCCAGTGGGTTGCACATCACTTGCCCAGCCTTCGGTTTGGCGAGGAAGTGACCGACATCGCCAAATTCGACAAGGGTTACCGCGTGACGACGACGCGAGATGACTATCATGCCCGCGCGGTTGCGATCGGCGTCGGTGTCGTTCCGAACATCCCCGAATGCGCCAAACCTTGGCTGGGCGATAAGGTCTATCATGTGGCGAGCTATCTAGATCAGTCACCAATTGGTGTGGGTGAACGCGTAATGGTTGTTGGCGGCGGCCAGAGCGGTGCGGAGGTCGTCGAACACCTGTTGGGCAATCCTGATGTGCGTAAGATCATATGGGTGACGTCACGTGCGAACCTGTTCACGAGGGATGACAGCGCTTTCGTCAACATGTCGTACACGCCATCTTATAGCCAGCGCTTTCATTCGCTGCCACTTCAAGAACGTCGGGCTATCGTCGATGACGAATTACTCACCAGTGACGGCATTTCAGCCGAATTGTGCAACCGCATCTATGAAATTAGCTATCATCGTAGCGCGAGTGGCTATAGTGACGAGATCATTCAACTGCTGCCCGCACTCGTTATGAAGGAGTTGTCTCCTCATCCACATGGTTGGCAAGCGCTGTTGGCTCCCCGTGGCGCGCCTTTGCGAACAGTAGAAGCCGATCGTATCGTACTTGCCACCGGTTTTCAGCCTCGCTCGCTTCCGTTCATCGATCGCCTATTGGCTTCCGCCGTCATCGAAGATGACCTGCCGGTCGTAGATGAAGATTACGCCGTTCAATTCAAGGATAGTGCTCCAGGCCAGGTTTATCTGCAGAGCCGGACGCGCGTCCAAAACGGCTTGCAGAGTGTGAATTTGTCACTCGTAGCGTACCGAAATAGCCGCATCGTCAATAGACTGCTCGGGCGTGATCATTATGCGAACGTCCCAGATCGGCAGATCTTCGGGGTCTAGAATGGCAACATGCAAGAACAAAAGGATCGATAATTCTCCGCAAAAGCAATGCAGCTCGCCAAACAGCACCGTGCACAAGGACAAACGGGCGACATTTCCATGAACCGGCAAACTGCCTTCTCAACCGGGGCAGCTTTTTCAGGCAGATCAATTCTGATGAGGAGAGACTTACCCATGTTAACCGAAGCACAAAAAGCAACATGGCATAAAACTGGATACCTCAAGTTAGAGGAATTTTTCGACCAGGAAAGTCGTGACCGTCTCTCAACTCTTGTCGAAGATATTTCGTGCTGGGAGATAAGCGACGACAAATGGTTGATGTGGTTCGAAAAAACGACGGACAACAAAAAAATAATTTCCAAGGTCGAGAACTTCCTCGAATTCAATGCCCCTCTGCGTGACCTGATCCTGGCTGACCACCGTATCGAGTCAATCGTCGAGTCCTTGTTGGAGGAAGATGCCCGGATGCTCAAAGAGCTGCTGATCTTCAAATATCCCGATAGTGGCGGCTATCGCCCGCATCAGGACATCTACCATGTCCCTCATAAGCTGCCAGACCGGATGGTCCATGCAATTGTTGCAATCGGCATCGACGATTCCGGCCCAGACAATGGAGGGCTTTTCTTCAGCCCCGCCAATCACAAGAAGGGTGTATTTCCGATGGATGCCGGCGGTGTGATTTACCCCGACATCGTCGAAACGTTCGCCTGGGAGCCGGTGTCATGGAAGGCCGGCGACATCTTTATCTTTGACGATTATGCGCCGCATTATTCGAAACCTAATAAAAGTGAAAATTCCCGGAGGGTAATTTACTTGGTGTTCCAGCGCGCTTCCACCGGGGGCCCAACGCGGGCCGAGTACAACAAACTCAAGCGCGCCTACAATCCTCCCGAGGGCAAGGTCTCCAACATCGATGAACTCAAGCCGCCGAACGGCATTTTCTATCGCGAGTGAAGCACCGCGTGGGAGGCAAACATGTATACGAAACAGATCGACGGCTCAATCATGCGCCCGGAGTTTGGCGTTCTGGTGTGCCGATTGCTTGAACATCTGCCGCAGACGGTCGCAACGGGCTTCGGGACTTCGATTGTGGAGGTGGTGGCGAACGGTGCAGTCGATCTTCATTCGCACCCAGAGCACGAACTTTGGGTACTGATCTCGGGCAGTGGCGTGTTCGAAGCCGACGGCGAAACCACGGCGGTCGGCGAGAACACGTTGCTCTACATAAGGCCACACCAAACGCACGCGATCAAAAATAGCGACCCTGAAACCAGTCTGAAGTTCTTTTCGATATGGTGGGATTGAATTGAGCGTAAAGCAAAAAACTTACTTTGCCTGCTCGGCGCCCCCATGCCCGAATGGAAAGCTGCACCTTGGGCATATTGGAGGGGTGTACCTGCTAACAGACGTGTTCATACGCTTTCAGCGAATGGTAGGGAATGCGGCCTATCACGTAACAGGTGCTGATGAACATGGCACTTATACGCTGTTGAAAGCCCGCAAGCTTGGCAGGCCAGTTGATGACGTTGCACAAATGCACATTGATGAAATCCTGCGTTGTCTGCGGGTAGTAGATATTGAGCCGGACGTATTTGTCAGGACTTCAAGCGAAGACCACAAAGAGCGAAGTCTCGCAATCTACGACCAACTAAGAGCCTTAGGCTACATCGAGCTGCGGGACGCAGAGCAATTGTATTGCGAAACGTGCGGAGAGTTCGCAGCAGACTCACTTGCGATCGGGCGGTGCCCGGCTTGCAATGCGGAAACAGATAGTAACCTTTGCGAAGATTGCGGCCTCGCGCTGCAGCACAATCTACTACGCAATCCCATCCACACCGTATGCGGATGCAGCCTTGTTTTACGACCGATCCGCCAGGCCCATTTTGACCTCAAGAAATTTGCTCCCGCACTTGATGACGCCATTGAGGCCAGCAGATGGCCGGAGACCATAAAATGCAAAGAACGCGACTGGTTACGGACAAAATTGCGGTCATTGCCAATGTCGCGGCATTTCGATCGTGGTGTGACGTTGAGCTCCCCGGCAGATGTGGCAGGTCAAACTCTGCTGACGTGGTTTGAAGGATTGTGGTGCTACGAGACAGGAATCGAACGCATCTGCAAGCAAAGTGGTGCAGATCTTGACGACACTTTGCGTGACCCGAATACGAAACTCGTATTCTTCATGGGCCAGGATAACCGATTTTATTATACGATCGGCGTCACTGCTGGTTTGTTCGCACGTGGTTACGCGATCCCACACAATCATGCGATCCAGGACTTTTATAAACTCGAAAGCGCAAAATTTTCTACTGGCCGCGATCATGCTTTGTGGGCTGACGAGGTGGCGGCAGACATCGACACGAACGTGCTGCGCTATTATTTGGCCAGCATTGCAAAGCCATTTGGCAGAAACGACAACGATTTTCTGATCGAGGGGCTGGTTCAGGCGGAGGTGCGCATTCATGCTTTCGAAACCGTTTTGCGCCGACACGCTGGATGTAACGAGACGCTGAGGGTCGACAAACTCACGCGCGAGCAGATCCACAATGCTAAACGGTATTGCGAAGCCATGGAGGACACGCGCGTTTGGGATGCTCTAAATGCGTTGAACGCTTTTTTCGACGCTGCGAGTTTTTCAAAGACAGGTACCTTGGTCAGCGCAACGGAAATTTCGGTATTCCTGAGCCTTCTTTATCCGGTGACCCCGACACTTGCGGCTCGCTATGGTGCTTGCTTTTTCGGACTCGGATGGCGACCCCGGCTCTATGACGAAGCTATTCAGCCAAGTGCAGGCTCACGTGAAGCGATTGATTTCACCCGATTTGCCCGCCCGATTCCGGCCGCCTTTATAGCAGCCTACCAAAAACGATTTAGGCAACCACAGACGAAGGCGTGACTTCCTGCCTACCGCAGCGAGATCTGCACGGCTTTAAACATAGTCGGTTGTTCATTGACGATGTCAAAACCACGAATGCTTTTGTCCGCTTCACACTGTTGCGCGTTCCGGCGAACGGTTTTGATACGCAGGTGGAGACTTCAATTGTTTAGCGTCGATCGGATTGGCGTCCTTCGCGTTCCTATGGAGCGAATCTGCCTTATTCGCTGCATAATCCTTTCCGCCTGATCAACAATTTCGGGCACCGAGGTAAGTTCACCGAACGTCCCCCGGGCCAATGGGCCGGCAATGAACAGGTCATCGACGGGTGTCCCGTCCCGTGCTAAGGCGCGATTCTCGCGATCGCATTTGATGCCGAGACCATGCGGATCCTTTGTGATCAAAGCGGCGCGCTCGAGGTCCAACAAACAGGCCTGGCTGCCGATTACATTCTCATGATCGGGGCCGGTTGCGAGAATCAGCCACTGTGCGCGGTCCTTCTCTATATTGCCATGCGGCGTAGTTGCGACGTCGACTAAAATGTCTCGGCTGCCGCATTCGGCGGAAACTATTCTTCCCGCACGAATGTGGAGGCGACCAGCTGCTGTCTCGCGGGCGACGAGTTCCTTGATTTGAGGTGGCATCCGGAAGCGGTGGATGTCGTACCATCTACGAAGATGGCGCAAGAAACACCGTTGCTCCTCGAGCGGCAGCGCCTGCCATATTGCCTGCCCCTGATGCCGCAGCGCATCGAAAACGATCTGCCAGGGCAATCTTTTTTCCGTTACGTCGCTGATAGCCAATCGAACCTGTCGCAGAAGGCAAAGCGCCGTCTTAGGAACGCGTTTTAGCAAGTCATCACCGTCTAGCGTGAAGCTGCCCGTCGCGTGGGGCCGCGGCAGACGTCCTGAACGCGACAATAAAGTGATCTCTCCACTATGACCGCGAGCGCGCAAGGTTGCTAGCACGTCAAGTGCGGTCAATCCGGCACCGATGATCCATATATTGTCCCTTTGCTGGATCTTTTGAAAAGCGCCAGAGGTAGAGGGATTTGAGACAAAACGTGGATGAAATTGCAGCGCAGAAGCAAATTGTGCTGGCGTCCTTGGTGGCGGATGACCGGTAGCAACAACGACGATGTCGGCGTGAAGGATCGTCCCGGCATTTCCTTCGATTCGCCAGCGGCCATTCTGTCGATGAATGCGCTCGACACGCTCGCACGCATGTATGATGCTGCCATTTTCGAGAAGCGGCCGCATCTCATTGTCCATGAAGTCCGCAAAATCACCTCTCCGTGCATAGATTGCTCCCTCTGTTCCAGCCTCCGGATCTCGCCCAGCACGACCGGTTTCACAAAACCAGCGGGCGAACCTCTGCGGGTCTCCGGGTATTGCCCGCATCCGGTGGGCGGCAACGTTTAAGCGAAGTGACGGATCATTTGTGTCGTAGGCAACGCCGGCACCAAGGCGCGACCTTGGCTCGAAGACCACAATCTCATCAGGCTCGAACAGGCCTGAGAGTGCGAGCAAGCGACTTATCGTCGCCCCACTGAACCCGCCTCCGACAATGGCCACCCGGCTCACGGTAGTCAACGAAGGCGACGGTTCTTGTGAGGACTGCATTGGTTTCAATAAACCTAACTCCCTTCGGCTAACAGTGGCTGAAACAATGCACACTTATTTTATAGATTCAATCCATAAATATGTTGTCCCGGGTCCGGCATTTACCTCGAGCGCCGTGAGCACAATCTTGGGGTCGAGACTTAATTGGGTTCACAATGAGATCGCCACGGCGAGACAGACGCCCGATAGGGAGATGTCCGCTGTCGTGGCGATGCGTTGGAGATCCTTGAGCCGCGCTCTACCGCCTGACGAGAGCTGACACGGAAGAGAATCAAGCGGCAAAGTTGCGGCTGTATCGAAAGCTCTCCATCAGCGGGGCAAAGGCTTCAACGGCGAAAGCGGTCAAAACGCGGCCAATCCCAGGGGTGGTCCGCACGCGTCGCGCCGTATCGGCTTCCGCTACCAGCGCCTTGATCTTCCGGCTGGGATTGATGCGGATCCTCTTCTCGGCAATCTGCTCCACCAAATCACGGCACTCCTCGCGCTCAAATCGGGCAACACGGTTCAGTGCATTCAGGATATCTTTAATCCCGTTGAGCTGACGATTTCCTTGTGAAACAATATCCGCATACTAGATGCAGTGGACGACATCGCGCGCCACCATTTCCTCATAGGCAGGAAGCAGGGCGGCAAGCGCAGCCCTCTCAATAGCCGAGTTCACCGGCCACCAAACGGTATAGCGCCTTTCTACCTTAGCGCTTGGCGCGTAGACCCCTAGGATCCCTTCTGCATGCTTAACCAAATGGACACCGCTCACCCTCAATCCAAGGTCAGGCAACCATATGTCACCCACGGCTAGGATTTCATAGCTGTGGCTACCATTGTCTCTCCATTTTCGAATGTACAAAACTTCAGCTTTCATACCGGCTATTCCATCTGCGACAATGCAGGATCGCTGCGGGCAATGTGCGTGCTTGTTTTCTGAAACTCCCATACGGACAGCCTTCATTTCGCGGATTTGACATGCTGTTCGCCATCCGTCATCGGCTTTCACAGCAGCTCGCGCTGACATTCATCTCGCCACGGCCGAAAACTTGGATCCTGTTCTGACTTCCACGAGAGCGGACCGCGACGAACTTGTCGACGTTGAGGTTTGCACTGCCGCCCGTCGGCCATGCATGGCTAACTCGTCGGATGGGCCGCCAGACATTAGCGAGAATAGCGGCAGGATCTCCGCGCAGGGATAAGGGGTTCACCCGTGGTCCCCACGCAATTCGGGTCGCTTTGTGCCCACTCGTTCGAGCTTATTGTAGGATCCCGTTGAGGTCTCACCGCAGCTGCGAAGCCCCACTCATATCCGTTTGAACTTGGCATCAAGGCTCCACGCTCCCGGACCGGCCAAGACCAGGTAGAGGAACACGAAGCAAAACAGGATCGCTGCATCGCCGCCGTTAAGCACGGGAAAAATGCTGTGGCCTGGTAAATGTATGATCCAATAGGCGACGGCCATTTGACCTGACAAAAGAAAGGCTACCGGTCTCGTCAGGACGCCAACAAGAATAGCCAGGCCGCCGATCACCTCCAGAAGACCCGCAGTCAACATGAAGGGTGACAAACCACCCAAACCTCCTGTTCCGACGAGGCCGCCTGAAGGGAAGCTAAATAGCTTCATGGTGCCATGTTCGATGAATAGTAGCGCGGTAACGATCCTCAGCACGGCAAGTGCCGTCTGCGCGTATTTCGAAACATCCTTCAAAGCAGTCTCCAGTTTTCCGTTTGTCTCGTCGAAAAGGCCTAATCGACTGGAATTCGCATTAGATTCCGCCGTGGCCGTTAACACGGACCAGGGCGGATCATTCCTCGCAAATATCGTGCCATAGGAACTGCCCGGAAGCGTACGATGGTTACCGTGCAGGAGGGATAGGGATTCTGGGTGCGAAATCGTGGCAAACGATTCTGAAGCTTCACAGGAGCGGCTGACGCGCCCCACCTTTCAAATAGCACTGACACACTATTCATGCAGGACGGCTTGAAGGTCACTGCTTCTTTCTTCTTAATTCAGCCGCGCGACGATTGTAGAAGGCAAGGATTGCCCGTCTGACGATTCTGAAGGTTTTAAGGTAACAACATTCATGCATGATGCTGTCGTTATTCGTTCCGGTATTTCACAGGCAGTTGTCAACCGAAAAGGAGCAGAGCTAGTTGGGTGGCGGGTCGGTGCAAACGACCTCCTTTGGTCCCGGCGCCCTCCAGGTTGGAACCAAGCTTGTCCCCTGATGTTTCCTTCATGCGGATGGAGTGAGGCTTCGCTTGTCGAAATAAAAGGGCAACTTTATCCGATGCCCGTTCACGGCTTCATCAGCATGCAGGAATTTGACGTGGTTTCCATCTCCAAAAGCGAGGTGACATTAGAAACATCTGACGATGAATTCACGAAAACGATGTTTCCATTTTGTTTTATTTTCAGGATTACGTATAAAATTTCAGATAGTGAGCTGAACGTCGATATTTCCGTAAAAAACAGCTCCCGTAGTGAACTCCTCCCTTATGCGATCGGAATACATCCGGGATTTAGATGGCCCTTACTGTCTGCCCGGAAAGATACCTGGCGGCTGGAATTCGAGAAATTGGAATCCCCTCTCGTCCCATGCATATCTTCCGAAGGTCTAATTCGAAGTATTCAACGGAAAATTTCATTTCACGGGCGGTACCTTCATCTAAATGAGAGCCTTTTCCAAAATGAAGCCCTTTGTTTTTTGAATGCAAACAGTAAACGTCTGTCGCTGGTTGGGGAAAAGGCCTCCATTACAATTGAGGCGCCAAATGCACGTCACTGGGTCGTATGGTCTCTTCCACAGCAAGACTTCCTCGCGTTAGAACCATGTACAGGTCATGGTGACATGGAGGGTAGACGCATTCCATTCGAAGAGCGGGATTATAATGTCAACCTCGCCCCAGGAGAGGAGCAAATATTTCGAGTACGATTTGAGTTTGCGCAGCACGAAGATTAGTCTTCAGAAGACTTGCACTATAGGGCATATCAGCGGCGTTGCGTTCACGCCTCTATTTGACCTGCTTGTCCGCTGAATCGATTGGTGTTGAAACAAAGCGCATCCCAATGCCGAGCTTCTTGATATAGCGCCTTATGTCGAAGGTGCGGGAAGGCTCCGCATTTTAACAAGTTTGCAGGAGCAGCGTAGAGACTTATTCCGATAACGGTTCGTTACGGTCTCGCGGCGATGGTCTGCGGCGCAACAGTCGTGCAGACCACCGTGCAAATAAATAAATGCCTAAGATATGAATTGAATACGCTTTTTTATTTGTAAAATCAAATCATTAGCTTCAACTATGCCTCTTCCGTTTTGGGAGGACTTGTGCATACATCGGGCGAACTCACCTCTGCGACGACGTCGCACGGGCAGATGACAACGGCGGTGGGTGAAATGCCGGAGTGTTTTCAATTGGTTTCATCTCCATCGATCGCGTGCCGCACGCCGACCCTAAGCGAGGCGTTTGGCTCGACTTTTGTTTGCATACCCGTTGCAGGAAGTCATCAAGCTTCCCCTAAGTCTTGCGTTCGCCCGGGAGATTTCTCCTTCGGCACGAAAAATGCTTGGCTCATGCGGGAGCCCCCGTAAACGGAGAAAGATTTATGA
Proteins encoded:
- a CDS encoding class I tRNA ligase family protein, translated to MSVKQKTYFACSAPPCPNGKLHLGHIGGVYLLTDVFIRFQRMVGNAAYHVTGADEHGTYTLLKARKLGRPVDDVAQMHIDEILRCLRVVDIEPDVFVRTSSEDHKERSLAIYDQLRALGYIELRDAEQLYCETCGEFAADSLAIGRCPACNAETDSNLCEDCGLALQHNLLRNPIHTVCGCSLVLRPIRQAHFDLKKFAPALDDAIEASRWPETIKCKERDWLRTKLRSLPMSRHFDRGVTLSSPADVAGQTLLTWFEGLWCYETGIERICKQSGADLDDTLRDPNTKLVFFMGQDNRFYYTIGVTAGLFARGYAIPHNHAIQDFYKLESAKFSTGRDHALWADEVAADIDTNVLRYYLASIAKPFGRNDNDFLIEGLVQAEVRIHAFETVLRRHAGCNETLRVDKLTREQIHNAKRYCEAMEDTRVWDALNALNAFFDAASFSKTGTLVSATEISVFLSLLYPVTPTLAARYGACFFGLGWRPRLYDEAIQPSAGSREAIDFTRFARPIPAAFIAAYQKRFRQPQTKA
- a CDS encoding cupin domain-containing protein gives rise to the protein MYTKQIDGSIMRPEFGVLVCRLLEHLPQTVATGFGTSIVEVVANGAVDLHSHPEHELWVLISGSGVFEADGETTAVGENTLLYIRPHQTHAIKNSDPETSLKFFSIWWD
- a CDS encoding SidA/IucD/PvdA family monooxygenase, which produces MEILDLIGIGIGPFNLSLAALAHPTRLRTIFFEKECSFVWHPGLLLPNSRLQVSPLKDCVTLADPTSPFSFLNYLAMHGRLYNFLNRRDAKTSRSEFTHYFQWVAHHLPSLRFGEEVTDIAKFDKGYRVTTTRDDYHARAVAIGVGVVPNIPECAKPWLGDKVYHVASYLDQSPIGVGERVMVVGGGQSGAEVVEHLLGNPDVRKIIWVTSRANLFTRDDSAFVNMSYTPSYSQRFHSLPLQERRAIVDDELLTSDGISAELCNRIYEISYHRSASGYSDEIIQLLPALVMKELSPHPHGWQALLAPRGAPLRTVEADRIVLATGFQPRSLPFIDRLLASAVIEDDLPVVDEDYAVQFKDSAPGQVYLQSRTRVQNGLQSVNLSLVAYRNSRIVNRLLGRDHYANVPDRQIFGV
- a CDS encoding PLP-dependent aminotransferase family protein, with translation MKVDNRLLTVTQSLRREIASAKPGLRLPSVRSLMKEFHVSPATVERAFAQLVSEGLIEPRPGQGTFVREGPASPAEVVDLSWQSVALGAARGDGGFLETSLTLPPADGLILSMGYLPPDLQASGLLAHALRRAAGRVDLWDRLPIEGLQSLRAWFAREIGNGAVFSPHDVIICNGGQAAITATLRALVPPGRPILVETPTYTGAISAARAAGLEVIPVAIDENGVRPELLEDAFQQTGARVFYSQPTFSNPSGVVMSNERRAAVLDIAAKARAFIIEDDWARDLDLAGNAPAPLATTDRHGHVIYIRSLAKSAAPGLRVAAVIARGAALARLKVARGSQDFFVSGPLQAAALAVVSAPGWKRHLKAARAALIERRDVLVGVLREEVGDCVTFDVPTGGMHLWLRLPDRVCDVALAADLARNGVIIGAGRPWFPADPEGSFLRLTFAGRPTTLVEGAKRLSQAIKHKL
- a CDS encoding type II toxin-antitoxin system VapC family toxin produces the protein MLLLDTNVVSELRKVATGKADPNVAVWNETVDPAETFISSVVLHELEVGVRLVEHNDAVAGKVMRNWLENNVHTAFSGRILPLDEAAAVQAAQWHVPNPKPINDAYIAATAFTRRMTLVTRNVKDFEGMGVALVNPWEHSI
- a CDS encoding MFS transporter; translated protein: MRERTEGSRSPGFAEAISLRSDCVTVKSLLSTFMRKIDNAISPKRETLSPVTPVMAETNQKLLDWLPASVLVPYLITAIALALAYGSSFLLVDAMQFAGFQASAAGGIVSAGIIATLIGAIFAGRLAEYTGILPLIAVSSLVMAAAMTSFALVGTGGLAFAYAGGVLLGFGWAVFYTLAPIQLIDRLKPSARLEALTLLSGSQMLGIGGSAPLGHFIADQIGNPSAAYAFYAVFCVVAAVFAMFVQTRLKRQPQLSARAVALSVPTSLSILRGKTVLPVIMMGIGACIFAGLSTFQSIYAASRGLSPNVFFLTFTVTTVALRFSLASMIGKLPLARLALALFVTTLIGIGLLVLNSGSALLYVFASVLFAVGYGLTYSTLNAMVVNLASERGLSISVASQVFALAYFVGSFGFPYFGGLLIAAHGIDVAMLAMAGLVAINIAIISQTLRRPM
- a CDS encoding phytanoyl-CoA dioxygenase family protein, which codes for MLTEAQKATWHKTGYLKLEEFFDQESRDRLSTLVEDISCWEISDDKWLMWFEKTTDNKKIISKVENFLEFNAPLRDLILADHRIESIVESLLEEDARMLKELLIFKYPDSGGYRPHQDIYHVPHKLPDRMVHAIVAIGIDDSGPDNGGLFFSPANHKKGVFPMDAGGVIYPDIVETFAWEPVSWKAGDIFIFDDYAPHYSKPNKSENSRRVIYLVFQRASTGGPTRAEYNKLKRAYNPPEGKVSNIDELKPPNGIFYRE